From a region of the Candidatus Cloacimonadaceae bacterium genome:
- a CDS encoding PhzF family phenazine biosynthesis protein, which yields MKDPVYFVNAFSENYYTGNTAAVVLVEEYPSDGEMLALAAEFGFSETAFLQRIGAGEYQIRWFTPEVEVSLCGHATLASAKSLFAFREKDADLLTFQSLSGRLTARRKEGLIELDFPLETSVQHTVDAALLQALSPLCPMEILSAGASRNLILVYPDAQNILDMRPDFEALAAMKDLPYFGIAVTSSGYFDYVCRYFAPWEGINEDPVTGSAQTYLAPYWSAKLNKTILKGYQASRRGGDFEVEVLNSRVLIRGKAFIYLSGDIDTLWRRSDSAVENRNSPPHFHK from the coding sequence ATGAAAGACCCCGTCTATTTCGTAAATGCTTTCTCGGAAAACTATTACACGGGCAACACCGCGGCAGTTGTGCTCGTGGAGGAGTATCCTTCCGACGGTGAAATGCTCGCTCTGGCTGCGGAATTTGGCTTTTCAGAAACAGCTTTCCTGCAGAGGATCGGAGCTGGGGAATACCAGATACGCTGGTTCACTCCGGAAGTTGAGGTTTCCCTTTGCGGTCACGCCACCCTCGCTTCGGCGAAGAGCCTTTTTGCTTTTAGAGAAAAGGATGCTGACCTGCTCACCTTCCAGAGCCTTTCGGGAAGGCTCACTGCCCGCAGGAAAGAAGGCTTGATCGAGCTGGATTTCCCTCTGGAGACTTCAGTGCAGCACACAGTGGACGCTGCTCTCCTGCAAGCGCTTAGCCCGCTTTGCCCTATGGAGATTCTATCCGCCGGAGCTTCCCGCAATCTGATCCTTGTCTATCCGGATGCGCAGAACATTCTCGATATGCGACCTGATTTCGAGGCTCTTGCAGCGATGAAAGACCTGCCATATTTTGGCATTGCCGTCACATCCAGCGGTTATTTTGATTACGTATGCCGCTATTTCGCTCCTTGGGAAGGCATCAACGAAGATCCCGTCACCGGTTCTGCCCAGACCTACCTTGCACCCTACTGGTCGGCAAAGCTGAATAAAACAATACTCAAGGGCTATCAGGCTTCCCGGCGCGGAGGAGATTTTGAAGTGGAAGTCCTGAACAGCCGTGTCCTGATCCGCGGTAAAGCTTTCATCTATTTGTCGGGAGATATAGACACCCTTTGGCGCAGATCGGATTCGGCAGTGGAGAATCGGAATTCTCCACCCCATTTTCATAAATAA